From the genome of Streptomyces sp. V1I1, one region includes:
- a CDS encoding NADH-quinone oxidoreductase subunit NuoF produces the protein MSTPVTVYVPRDSAARSVGADEVADRIAEAATSAGRTVRLIRNGSRGMLWLEPLVEVATPAGRIAYGPLAPEDVDGLVAAGMLDGAGHALCLGPTEDIGWLRDQTRVTFARVGVIDPLSADDFTAHGGLAGLRRALELTPDEIVTEVTESGLRGRGGAGFPAGIKWKTVQQAESELKFVCCNADEGDSGTFADRMLMEGDPFTLIEGMTIAAHAVGASEGYIYVRSEYPDAVATLRAAIATAYEHGWLGSNIIGSDLRFDLFVRVGAGAYICGEETSMLESLEGKRGTVRAKPPIPALEGLFGKPTVVNNVLTLGSVPMILADGAKAFADLGTGRSRGTQVFQLGGNIARGGIVETAFGVTLGELVEGYGGGTRSGRPVRAVQVGGPLGAYLPTSRFELAMDYEAFAAAGAMVGHGGVVVFDETVDMAGQARFAMEFCAAESCGKCTPCRVGAVRGVEVIDKIVAGENRSANLVLLGDLCDLMTEGSLCAMGGLTPMPVKSALEHFPADFAATTEARR, from the coding sequence ATGAGCACCCCTGTGACGGTCTATGTGCCCCGCGACTCCGCGGCCCGCTCGGTGGGCGCCGACGAGGTCGCCGACCGGATCGCCGAGGCTGCCACATCGGCGGGCCGTACGGTGCGTCTGATCCGCAACGGCTCCCGCGGGATGCTGTGGCTGGAGCCGCTGGTGGAAGTGGCGACCCCGGCCGGCCGGATCGCGTACGGCCCCCTGGCACCCGAGGACGTCGACGGCCTGGTCGCCGCCGGGATGCTCGACGGAGCCGGGCATGCGCTGTGCCTGGGCCCTACCGAGGACATCGGCTGGCTCCGCGACCAGACACGGGTCACCTTCGCCCGCGTCGGCGTCATCGATCCGCTCTCCGCCGACGACTTCACCGCGCACGGCGGCCTCGCAGGCCTGCGGCGCGCCCTGGAGCTCACCCCGGACGAGATCGTCACCGAGGTCACCGAGTCCGGGCTGCGTGGCCGCGGCGGCGCCGGCTTCCCGGCCGGCATCAAGTGGAAGACGGTCCAACAGGCGGAGTCCGAGCTGAAGTTCGTCTGCTGCAACGCCGACGAGGGCGACAGCGGTACGTTCGCCGACCGCATGCTGATGGAGGGCGACCCCTTCACCCTCATCGAGGGCATGACCATCGCCGCCCACGCCGTCGGTGCCAGTGAGGGCTACATCTACGTGCGCTCCGAGTACCCGGACGCGGTGGCCACCCTGCGCGCGGCGATCGCGACGGCGTACGAGCACGGCTGGCTCGGCAGCAACATCATCGGCTCGGATCTCCGCTTCGACCTGTTCGTCCGGGTCGGCGCGGGCGCGTACATCTGCGGCGAGGAGACCTCCATGCTGGAGAGCCTGGAGGGCAAACGCGGCACGGTCCGCGCCAAGCCGCCGATCCCGGCGCTGGAAGGCCTGTTCGGCAAGCCGACCGTGGTCAACAACGTCCTCACGCTCGGTTCCGTACCGATGATCCTGGCCGACGGCGCGAAAGCCTTCGCGGACCTCGGCACCGGCCGCTCCCGGGGCACGCAGGTCTTCCAGCTCGGCGGCAACATCGCCCGGGGCGGCATTGTCGAGACCGCCTTCGGTGTCACGCTCGGCGAGCTGGTCGAGGGGTACGGCGGCGGGACCCGGTCGGGGCGGCCGGTGCGCGCGGTCCAGGTCGGCGGGCCGCTCGGGGCGTACCTGCCCACGTCGCGGTTCGAACTGGCCATGGACTACGAGGCGTTCGCAGCAGCGGGCGCGATGGTCGGACACGGCGGTGTGGTGGTCTTCGACGAGACCGTGGACATGGCGGGGCAGGCCCGGTTCGCCATGGAGTTCTGCGCCGCCGAGTCGTGCGGCAAGTGCACCCCCTGCCGGGTCGGAGCGGTCCGCGGCGTCGAGGTCATCGACAAGATCGTCGCGGGCGAGAACCGGTCGGCCAACCTCGTACTCCTGGGCGACCTCTGCGACTTGATGACCGAGGGCTCGCTGTGCGCGATGGGCGGGCTGACCCCGATGCCGGTGAAAAGCGCCCTGGAGCACTTCCCCGCAGACTTCGCAGCGACGACGGAGGCAAGGCGATGA
- a CDS encoding formate dehydrogenase subunit delta, producing the protein MTHAPISAHVRLANEIAVQFRHRDPATAAEEIAAHIRAFWDPRMRARLIADAETGNSELDPLIVSVAALLPPPVVRVSE; encoded by the coding sequence ATGACCCATGCACCGATATCCGCCCATGTACGACTGGCCAACGAAATCGCCGTACAGTTCCGGCACCGCGATCCGGCCACGGCGGCCGAGGAGATCGCCGCGCACATCCGGGCGTTCTGGGATCCACGGATGCGCGCCCGGCTCATAGCCGACGCCGAGACAGGCAACAGTGAGCTGGATCCCCTGATCGTGTCCGTCGCCGCCCTCCTGCCGCCACCCGTCGTCCGCGTCTCCGAATAG
- a CDS encoding DUF742 domain-containing protein, translating into MTDGRTAAPHTVLTMDTTITAVVGADAHGGLPTEWQAILSMCPAPDGRAVAEIAARMHMRLTPMTVLLGELADRGLIHHRPPLAEAETTNVHLLMRIRDSLARI; encoded by the coding sequence ATGACCGATGGCCGTACAGCCGCTCCGCACACCGTCCTGACCATGGACACCACGATCACGGCGGTGGTCGGCGCGGACGCCCACGGCGGCCTGCCCACCGAGTGGCAGGCCATCCTCTCCATGTGCCCGGCGCCGGACGGGCGGGCGGTCGCCGAGATCGCGGCCCGGATGCACATGCGCCTCACTCCGATGACGGTCCTTCTCGGCGAACTCGCGGACCGCGGGCTTATCCACCACCGGCCGCCCCTGGCGGAGGCCGAGACCACCAATGTCCACCTGCTCATGAGAATCAGGGACAGCCTTGCCCGGATATGA
- a CDS encoding YbhB/YbcL family Raf kinase inhibitor-like protein has protein sequence MTRIELTSTAFSDHEAIPRRYSGEGDDVSPPLTWSGVPDGTAELVLLCEDPDAPSGTFLHWLVTGIAPESSGVEEGGTPPGGREWPNGFGRVGWGGPMPPPGHGAHRYFFRLFAVSEAPPLHGHVSSHSVHQALNGRELAAGTLVGTYQR, from the coding sequence ATGACCCGAATCGAGCTCACAAGCACGGCGTTCAGCGACCACGAGGCGATCCCCCGCCGCTACAGCGGGGAAGGGGACGATGTCTCGCCTCCCTTGACCTGGTCCGGAGTGCCGGACGGAACTGCCGAGCTGGTCCTGCTCTGCGAGGACCCCGACGCCCCGAGTGGGACGTTCCTGCACTGGCTGGTCACCGGTATCGCCCCCGAGAGTTCGGGGGTGGAGGAGGGCGGGACACCTCCCGGCGGCCGCGAGTGGCCCAACGGCTTCGGACGAGTGGGCTGGGGCGGGCCGATGCCTCCACCGGGTCACGGGGCGCACCGCTACTTCTTCCGGCTGTTTGCCGTGTCCGAGGCGCCGCCCCTGCACGGCCATGTGTCGTCCCACTCCGTGCACCAGGCCCTGAACGGACGGGAGTTGGCCGCCGGCACACTGGTGGGCACGTATCAGCGCTGA
- a CDS encoding formate dehydrogenase subunit gamma translates to MAPLPEQSLEHRVRSIVAEHRGDRGALLPILHTVREELGYVDPAVIPVLATELNLSRADVYGVVTFYEDFRQTPPSRRTVRICRAEACQAVGAVTVADRARERLGISFGETTPDGEVTLEQVFCFGNCATGPAVQIDGRLYGRVGPERLDALLEVDA, encoded by the coding sequence ATGGCGCCGTTGCCGGAGCAGTCCTTGGAGCATCGGGTGCGTTCGATCGTCGCGGAGCACCGCGGCGACCGCGGTGCGCTGTTGCCCATCCTCCACACCGTCAGGGAAGAACTGGGGTACGTCGATCCGGCGGTGATCCCGGTCCTGGCCACCGAACTGAACCTGTCGAGGGCCGACGTGTACGGCGTCGTCACCTTCTACGAGGACTTCCGTCAGACCCCGCCGAGCCGCAGGACCGTACGGATCTGCCGCGCCGAGGCGTGCCAGGCGGTGGGCGCGGTGACGGTGGCCGACCGCGCCCGCGAACGGCTGGGGATCTCCTTCGGCGAGACCACCCCCGACGGGGAGGTCACCCTGGAGCAGGTCTTCTGCTTCGGCAACTGCGCCACCGGCCCGGCGGTCCAGATCGACGGTCGGCTGTACGGCCGGGTCGGCCCCGAGCGGCTGGACGCTCTGCTGGAGGTGGACGCATGA
- a CDS encoding carotenoid oxygenase family protein, whose protein sequence is MSTNKPYLTGHYAPVADEITATQLTVEGSLPPELTGRLIRNSHNPKPGITPTHWFKGSGMVHGIRLREGRAGWYRNRWVHTPALQGAPYMTDRGPDLTASTAGTHVIEHGGRLLALCESALPFELTADLETVGAFDFGGKLTTAMTAHPKEDPVTGELHFFASSPFPPFLVHHVASPKGDVLQSQEVPGASAALKHDFAITEHYVVFLEGSVTFDPAEHSGIPYRWSDEQRSRIGIMPRGFGGASRIRWFEIGQGYGMHFANAYEDAYGRIVVEGPCVGRTGWQRSWNWWVGAPDRGAEPNSGSRQRRWTVDLAAGNVKEEATDDLTVEFPTINDDLLGQEHRYQYALSFPDDLGIGNHALVKYDRSTGARQLLPVGTGQLPSEAVFVPATDATDEDAGYLLTIVSDLNQDASRMLVLDASDLSVPPIATIHLPRRVPAMIHGSWIPDAADAPDAEAAAA, encoded by the coding sequence ATGAGCACGAACAAGCCCTACCTGACCGGCCACTACGCCCCCGTCGCCGACGAGATCACCGCGACACAACTCACCGTCGAGGGCAGCCTGCCGCCCGAGCTGACCGGCCGGCTGATCCGTAACAGCCACAACCCGAAGCCCGGCATCACCCCCACCCACTGGTTCAAGGGCAGCGGCATGGTGCACGGCATCCGGCTGCGTGAGGGCCGCGCCGGGTGGTACCGCAACCGCTGGGTGCACACCCCCGCCCTTCAGGGCGCGCCGTATATGACGGACCGGGGCCCCGACCTGACCGCCAGCACCGCGGGCACGCATGTCATCGAGCACGGCGGCCGACTGCTCGCGCTGTGCGAGTCGGCGCTCCCCTTCGAGCTGACTGCCGATCTGGAGACCGTGGGCGCATTCGACTTCGGCGGGAAGCTGACCACGGCGATGACCGCGCACCCCAAGGAGGACCCGGTCACCGGTGAGCTGCACTTCTTCGCGTCCTCGCCGTTCCCGCCGTTCCTGGTCCACCACGTGGCCTCCCCGAAGGGTGACGTCCTGCAGAGCCAGGAGGTCCCGGGGGCAAGCGCCGCGCTGAAGCACGACTTCGCAATCACCGAGCACTACGTCGTGTTCCTGGAGGGGTCGGTGACCTTCGACCCGGCCGAGCACTCGGGCATCCCGTACCGCTGGAGCGACGAGCAGCGGTCGCGCATCGGCATCATGCCGCGGGGCTTCGGCGGGGCGAGCAGGATCCGCTGGTTCGAGATCGGTCAGGGGTACGGGATGCACTTCGCCAACGCCTACGAGGACGCGTACGGGCGGATCGTCGTCGAGGGCCCGTGCGTGGGCCGTACCGGCTGGCAGCGCTCCTGGAACTGGTGGGTGGGCGCCCCGGACCGCGGCGCCGAGCCCAACTCAGGCTCCCGTCAGCGGCGTTGGACAGTGGACCTGGCGGCGGGCAACGTCAAGGAGGAGGCGACCGACGACCTGACAGTCGAATTCCCGACCATCAACGACGATCTCCTCGGCCAAGAGCACCGATACCAGTACGCGCTCTCCTTCCCGGACGACCTGGGTATCGGCAACCACGCCCTCGTCAAGTACGACCGGTCGACCGGAGCCCGCCAACTGCTGCCCGTGGGAACGGGACAGCTCCCCAGCGAGGCCGTGTTCGTCCCGGCCACGGACGCCACCGACGAGGACGCCGGCTATCTGCTGACCATCGTCAGCGACCTGAACCAGGACGCCTCCAGGATGCTCGTCCTGGACGCATCCGATCTGTCCGTCCCGCCGATCGCCACCATCCACCTGCCGCGTCGGGTGCCGGCCATGATCCACGGCTCCTGGATCCCGGACGCCGCCGACGCCCCCGACGCCGAGGCCGCCGCGGCTTGA
- a CDS encoding sensor histidine kinase, producing MLIWLAVVPTVAMGVQVVVTADRLLEQSKHLRADVAAGERIGIPLYKLMVEMQAERAMTAARWAGSSVSEKDLRNRRTATDQAAAEFRRSSATAATGSEQADRRLLEVRKGLDDLGAYRERVDARSGIADSSIAYYTSVITQMIRFYQDEFSHVEDGELAQESRVVVAMFSASEILAQEDTILAQAGPSRELSTSRFADFVNAVGAHSYLYDIWIVPYLSGDGSELYAQINGSDAWQTKSRIEQAVVSEHTDVGLRVKLPGEIRGWPAAHEKWAAQWGTLNADRARGLLAHADAKAAELETEVAWMVAGSGGALLIVAGVVVFTTRTVLRRLRGLHERTVTIAEETLPDVVARLQHGQPVDADRLPRPRGDQDEVGRISDAFARVVAVSVDGHRQLADERHGFGMFAAGIASRTGNLVSRQLSLTEDLQDTFGHDEALLAQLMRSDQLTVGMRRQIENLLILAGGEIPDPHTEPMRVADLLREAAAEVEDFRRIERQALDEISVEPRVISQISHLLAELLDNATRFSPPRSKVVIRADLVADGLSVEIEDRGPRVTPASYEEMNGRLHSAPPYAVLAENAHRLGLFVVGHLAEQLRATVTLRRSVYGGTSAIVIIPKELLVPTEREQPRKLAPPVPPQPVPAKPLPAPRRIDERKPELVLHSRSGLPSRRTHERSQESTQPVRPVAPDGDSRPALPERVPQTHIAEQLREPREPEPVVGQNAATPEEVADAWADYEHGTQTVEAELRQDQP from the coding sequence TTGCTCATCTGGCTGGCGGTGGTCCCCACCGTGGCGATGGGTGTCCAAGTCGTCGTGACCGCCGACCGATTGCTGGAGCAGTCGAAGCACCTGCGCGCCGATGTGGCGGCCGGTGAGCGGATCGGCATACCCCTGTACAAGCTCATGGTCGAGATGCAGGCCGAGCGGGCGATGACGGCTGCGCGGTGGGCGGGTTCCTCCGTATCCGAGAAGGACCTGCGGAACCGGCGCACGGCAACGGACCAGGCCGCGGCCGAATTCCGCCGGTCGTCCGCCACCGCTGCGACGGGATCCGAGCAGGCGGACCGTCGCCTCCTGGAGGTGAGGAAAGGTCTCGACGACCTGGGCGCCTACCGCGAACGCGTGGACGCCCGCAGCGGTATCGCCGACAGTTCGATCGCCTACTACACCAGCGTGATCACCCAGATGATCCGCTTCTACCAGGACGAGTTCAGCCATGTCGAAGACGGCGAGCTCGCCCAGGAGAGCCGTGTGGTCGTCGCCATGTTCTCGGCGTCGGAGATCCTGGCGCAGGAGGACACGATCCTCGCGCAGGCCGGGCCGTCCAGGGAGCTCAGCACCTCCAGGTTCGCCGACTTCGTCAACGCCGTCGGAGCCCACAGCTACCTGTACGACATATGGATCGTGCCCTATCTGTCCGGCGACGGGAGCGAGCTCTACGCGCAGATCAACGGCTCGGACGCGTGGCAGACCAAGAGCCGCATCGAGCAGGCGGTCGTGTCCGAGCACACGGACGTCGGCCTCCGTGTGAAGCTGCCCGGAGAGATCAGGGGCTGGCCGGCCGCGCATGAGAAGTGGGCGGCGCAGTGGGGCACGCTGAACGCCGACCGGGCGCGGGGACTGCTCGCACACGCCGACGCCAAGGCGGCAGAGCTCGAGACGGAGGTCGCCTGGATGGTCGCGGGGAGCGGCGGGGCACTGCTGATCGTCGCAGGCGTCGTCGTGTTCACCACGCGTACGGTGCTCCGCCGCCTGCGCGGTCTGCACGAACGCACGGTGACCATCGCCGAGGAGACACTGCCGGACGTCGTGGCCCGTCTGCAGCATGGTCAGCCCGTCGATGCCGACAGGCTGCCCAGGCCGAGGGGGGATCAAGACGAGGTCGGACGTATCAGCGATGCGTTCGCCCGGGTCGTTGCCGTTTCCGTCGACGGGCACAGGCAGCTCGCGGACGAGCGTCACGGCTTCGGTATGTTCGCCGCGGGCATCGCCTCACGCACCGGAAACCTGGTCAGCCGCCAGTTGAGCCTCACCGAAGACCTCCAGGACACCTTCGGCCACGACGAAGCGCTCCTTGCCCAGTTGATGAGGTCCGACCAGTTGACGGTGGGCATGCGGCGGCAGATCGAGAACCTGCTCATCCTGGCGGGCGGTGAGATCCCTGACCCGCACACCGAGCCCATGCGCGTCGCCGACCTGCTGCGCGAGGCCGCCGCGGAAGTCGAGGACTTCCGGCGGATCGAGCGGCAGGCCCTGGACGAGATCAGCGTGGAACCGCGCGTGATCAGCCAGATCAGCCACCTCCTGGCCGAGCTGCTGGACAACGCCACCAGGTTCTCCCCGCCGAGGTCGAAGGTCGTCATCCGCGCCGACTTGGTGGCTGACGGTCTGTCGGTCGAGATCGAGGACCGCGGTCCGCGAGTGACCCCCGCGAGCTACGAGGAGATGAACGGGCGGCTGCACTCGGCCCCGCCGTACGCCGTCCTGGCGGAGAACGCACACAGGCTGGGTCTCTTCGTGGTCGGCCATCTCGCCGAGCAACTCCGGGCCACGGTCACGCTGCGCAGGTCGGTATACGGCGGGACGTCGGCCATAGTGATCATTCCCAAGGAGCTACTCGTGCCGACCGAGCGGGAACAGCCACGCAAGCTTGCGCCGCCCGTCCCCCCTCAGCCTGTCCCCGCCAAGCCTCTCCCCGCACCGCGCCGCATCGATGAACGTAAGCCCGAACTGGTCCTGCATTCGCGGTCCGGGCTGCCGAGCCGCCGGACGCATGAGCGGTCGCAGGAGAGCACGCAGCCGGTTCGGCCCGTGGCGCCGGACGGCGACTCGCGGCCCGCCCTGCCCGAGCGCGTTCCGCAGACCCATATCGCCGAGCAACTCCGCGAGCCACGCGAACCGGAACCAGTGGTCGGTCAGAACGCGGCGACACCTGAAGAGGTGGCCGACGCCTGGGCGGACTACGAACACGGAACCCAGACAGTAGAAGCAGAGCTCCGACAGGATCAGCCATGA
- a CDS encoding ATP/GTP-binding protein, whose protein sequence is MPGYDSPAQEAAPVKILIAGGFGVGKTTLVETVSEIEPLRTEERLTAAGVGVDDLDGIESKTVTTVAMDFGRIILTDAGVVLYLFGTPGQERFWFMWDDLLNGALGAIVLVDTRRLDRSFPAVDFFENRGLPFVVGANCFNGEQPYTAEEIGAALHLRDPNTPILMLDARSRQDARDALLSLLDMLIAKANTSAPV, encoded by the coding sequence TTGCCCGGATATGACTCCCCTGCCCAGGAAGCGGCCCCCGTCAAGATCCTGATCGCCGGGGGATTCGGCGTCGGCAAGACGACGCTGGTCGAGACGGTCTCCGAGATCGAGCCGCTGCGAACGGAGGAGCGGCTGACGGCCGCGGGGGTCGGCGTCGACGACCTCGACGGCATCGAGTCCAAGACGGTGACCACCGTCGCGATGGACTTCGGCCGTATCATCCTCACCGACGCCGGAGTCGTCCTCTATCTGTTCGGTACGCCGGGCCAGGAGCGCTTCTGGTTCATGTGGGACGACCTGCTGAACGGGGCTCTCGGAGCGATCGTGCTGGTCGACACCCGGCGCCTGGACCGCAGCTTCCCGGCCGTCGACTTCTTCGAGAACCGCGGGCTTCCGTTCGTGGTCGGCGCGAACTGCTTCAACGGCGAGCAGCCGTACACCGCCGAGGAGATCGGGGCGGCGCTGCACCTGCGTGACCCGAACACACCCATCCTCATGCTCGACGCCCGCTCCCGTCAGGACGCCCGTGACGCCCTGCTGTCGCTCCTCGACATGCTCATCGCCAAGGCAAACACCTCTGCGCCTGTCTGA
- a CDS encoding roadblock/LC7 domain-containing protein: protein MTTTSNDMIYSILDNNLSRIAGVQGAVLLSNDGIKLSAYLLERPQAERIAAASSGIAATMKAISREVGGGRVIRQLVEMDDRYLCIVGCGEGSTLIVVTSRKARLGELGGEAVRTAQALGEWLGTPERTQAPTS from the coding sequence ATGACGACGACATCGAACGACATGATCTACAGCATCCTGGACAACAATCTGAGCAGGATCGCCGGCGTCCAGGGAGCCGTGCTCCTGTCCAACGACGGGATCAAGCTCAGCGCCTACCTGCTGGAACGGCCGCAGGCGGAGCGCATCGCCGCGGCGTCCTCCGGAATCGCGGCCACGATGAAGGCGATATCCAGGGAGGTCGGCGGCGGCCGGGTGATCCGCCAGCTGGTCGAGATGGACGACCGGTATCTCTGCATCGTCGGATGCGGGGAGGGCAGCACGCTCATCGTCGTGACCTCCCGCAAGGCACGGCTCGGGGAGTTGGGCGGCGAGGCGGTGCGGACCGCGCAGGCGCTCGGTGAGTGGCTGGGCACACCTGAGCGCACCCAGGCGCCCACGTCGTAA
- the fdhF gene encoding formate dehydrogenase subunit alpha — protein MSLIKEPDHGTPARPGEAAVAVEIDGKEVLVPEGTSVMRAAAEAGIDIPKLCATDSLEPFGSCRLCLVDIDGRKGTPASCTTPVAPGMKVRTQTPKVTELRRGVMELYISDHPLDCLTCPANGDCELQDMAGVVGLRKVRYGFDGENHLDEPTDSSNPYFDFDASKCISCSRCVRACGEVQGTFALTIEGRGFASKVAAGAGGSFMESDCVSCGACVQACPTSTLQERSVVELGMPTRSVITTCAYCGVGCSFKAELRGDEVVRMVPYKDGGANEGHSCVKGRFAFGYASHPDRRLKPMVRERITDPWREVEWEEAVGHVARRMLDIQARHGAGAIGGITSSRCTNEEVYAVQKMVRAAFGNNNVDTCARVCHSPTGYGLKQTYGTSAGTQDFKSVAKADVILVIGANPTDGHPVFASRMKRRLRQGAQLIVADPRRIDLVRSPHIEAAHHLQLAPGTNVALVNALAHVVVTEGLVDREFVGERCEDFELWERFIARPEHSPEAVTDITGVPADELRAAARLYAAAPNAAIYYGLGVTEHSQGSTMVMGMANLAMVTGNIGRDGVGVNPLRGQNNVQGSCDMGSFPHELPGYRHVSDDAVRTVFETLWGRTLQSEPGLRIPNMFDSAIDGSFRALFVHGEDIAQSDPNTKHVTAALSALELVVVQDLFLNETSKFAHVFLPGTSFLEKDGTFTNAERRINRVRPVMAPKTGKHEWQIVCEIAQAMGYPMKYDNAAQIMDEIAMTTPTFAGVSFEKLDRVGSVQWPCNDAAPEGTPIMHVDGFVRGKGRFVDTVYVPTEERSTRKYPLILTTGRILSQYNVGAQTRRTGNVVWHPEDVLELHPHDAEVRGIRNGDMVALASRVGETSLRARIDDRMPVGVVYTTFHHPTTGANVVTTEHSDWATNCPEYKVTAVQVTLKQLASAPSAPVTVPAVVE, from the coding sequence ATGAGCCTGATCAAGGAGCCGGATCACGGTACTCCCGCACGGCCGGGCGAGGCGGCCGTGGCGGTGGAGATCGACGGCAAGGAGGTGCTGGTCCCGGAGGGCACCTCGGTGATGCGCGCCGCCGCCGAGGCCGGTATCGACATCCCCAAACTGTGCGCCACCGACAGCCTCGAACCCTTCGGTTCCTGCCGCCTGTGCCTGGTGGACATCGACGGACGCAAAGGCACCCCGGCGTCGTGCACCACGCCGGTCGCGCCGGGCATGAAGGTACGCACCCAGACGCCGAAGGTAACCGAACTGCGCCGCGGCGTCATGGAGTTGTACATCTCCGACCACCCCCTGGACTGCCTGACGTGTCCCGCCAACGGGGACTGCGAACTGCAGGACATGGCCGGGGTCGTCGGTCTGCGCAAGGTCCGCTACGGCTTCGACGGGGAGAACCACCTCGACGAGCCCACCGACAGCTCCAACCCGTACTTCGACTTCGACGCGAGCAAGTGCATCTCCTGCTCCCGCTGCGTACGGGCCTGTGGTGAGGTGCAGGGCACCTTCGCCCTGACCATCGAGGGCCGGGGTTTCGCCTCCAAGGTCGCGGCGGGCGCGGGCGGCAGCTTCATGGAGTCCGACTGCGTGTCCTGCGGCGCGTGTGTGCAGGCCTGCCCGACCTCCACGCTCCAGGAGCGTTCCGTGGTCGAGCTGGGCATGCCGACCCGCAGCGTGATCACCACCTGCGCGTACTGCGGTGTGGGCTGCTCCTTCAAGGCCGAGCTGCGCGGCGACGAGGTCGTACGGATGGTCCCGTACAAGGACGGCGGGGCCAACGAGGGCCACTCGTGCGTCAAGGGCCGGTTCGCCTTCGGCTACGCCTCCCACCCCGACCGCCGGCTGAAGCCCATGGTGCGCGAGCGGATCACCGACCCCTGGCGGGAGGTGGAGTGGGAGGAGGCCGTCGGCCATGTGGCCCGGCGCATGCTCGACATCCAGGCCCGGCACGGCGCGGGCGCGATCGGCGGCATCACCTCATCCCGGTGCACCAACGAGGAGGTCTACGCCGTCCAGAAGATGGTCCGCGCCGCCTTCGGCAACAACAACGTGGACACCTGCGCGCGGGTCTGCCACTCGCCGACCGGCTACGGCCTCAAGCAGACCTACGGCACCTCGGCCGGCACCCAGGACTTCAAGTCCGTTGCCAAGGCGGACGTCATCCTGGTCATCGGCGCCAACCCGACCGACGGGCACCCGGTATTCGCGTCGCGGATGAAGCGCAGGCTGCGGCAGGGCGCCCAGCTCATCGTCGCCGACCCGCGCCGGATCGACCTGGTGCGCTCCCCGCACATCGAGGCGGCGCACCATCTGCAGCTGGCGCCGGGCACCAATGTGGCGCTGGTCAACGCTCTCGCGCATGTCGTGGTCACCGAGGGCCTGGTGGACCGCGAGTTCGTCGGGGAGCGCTGCGAGGACTTCGAGCTGTGGGAGCGGTTCATCGCCCGCCCGGAGCACAGCCCCGAGGCGGTCACCGACATCACCGGCGTGCCCGCCGACGAGCTGCGAGCCGCGGCCCGGCTGTACGCCGCCGCCCCCAACGCTGCCATCTACTACGGCCTCGGGGTCACCGAACACAGCCAGGGCTCGACGATGGTGATGGGCATGGCCAACCTCGCCATGGTCACCGGCAACATCGGCCGCGACGGCGTCGGCGTGAACCCGCTGCGCGGGCAGAACAACGTACAGGGCTCGTGCGACATGGGCTCCTTCCCGCACGAACTGCCGGGCTACCGGCATGTGTCGGACGACGCGGTGCGTACGGTCTTCGAGACGCTGTGGGGGAGGACCCTCCAGTCGGAGCCGGGCCTGCGCATCCCCAACATGTTCGACTCGGCGATCGACGGCTCCTTCCGCGCGCTGTTCGTGCACGGCGAGGACATCGCCCAGTCGGACCCGAACACCAAGCACGTCACGGCCGCGCTGTCGGCGCTGGAACTGGTCGTCGTGCAGGACCTGTTCCTGAACGAGACCTCGAAGTTCGCCCATGTCTTCCTGCCGGGCACGTCCTTCCTGGAGAAGGACGGCACGTTCACCAACGCCGAACGCCGGATCAACCGGGTGCGGCCGGTGATGGCGCCGAAGACCGGCAAGCACGAGTGGCAGATCGTCTGCGAGATCGCGCAGGCGATGGGGTACCCGATGAAGTACGACAACGCCGCGCAGATCATGGACGAGATCGCGATGACCACACCGACCTTCGCCGGGGTGTCGTTCGAGAAGCTCGACCGGGTCGGCAGCGTGCAGTGGCCGTGCAACGACGCGGCGCCCGAGGGTACGCCGATCATGCACGTGGACGGATTTGTCCGGGGCAAGGGCCGGTTCGTGGACACCGTGTACGTGCCGACCGAGGAGCGCAGCACCCGGAAGTACCCGCTGATCCTCACCACGGGCCGCATCCTGTCCCAGTACAACGTCGGCGCCCAGACCCGGCGCACCGGCAATGTGGTCTGGCATCCGGAGGATGTTCTGGAACTGCACCCGCACGACGCCGAGGTGCGCGGAATCCGGAACGGGGACATGGTGGCGCTGGCCAGCCGGGTGGGCGAGACCAGTCTGCGGGCGAGGATCGACGACCGGATGCCGGTCGGTGTCGTCTATACGACCTTCCACCACCCCACGACCGGAGCCAATGTGGTGACGACCGAGCACTCGGACTGGGCGACCAACTGCCCGGAGTACAAGGTGACGGCGGTTCAGGTGACGCTGAAGCAGCTCGCCTCGGCGCCTTCCGCTCCCGTCACCGTCCCCGCAGTCGTGGAGTGA